Proteins encoded together in one Entelurus aequoreus isolate RoL-2023_Sb linkage group LG20, RoL_Eaeq_v1.1, whole genome shotgun sequence window:
- the LOC133636342 gene encoding oocyte zinc finger protein XlCOF6.1-like isoform X2: MGRLLYSRVMQSLDVQQPPHIEYDEEDPQPPHMKEEEKEVWITQEEECVVGQEEDDVSKFPLTVVSVKTEEHEDKAPESSQLHHSPNVQRVSAGSHEEEWHTSVGQKELQAPSHIKEEQLHDEDEAQSLQLHHSQSEENREAELVSQHITEADGEHCEDIKSEPDSIFAPLSDMDHMMSHSSDHSDHIQKPLESKNDSKGDTRHHTNNKHFDCSQCGKSFRHKSYFIRHMRIHTGEKPFTCSVCKKSFSTKQSMTIHMRIHTGEKPFTCSVCKKSFSTKCDMTTHMRIHTGEKPFTCSVCKKSFSTKGDMTTHMRIHTGEKPFTCSVCKKSFSQKPNMTKHMRTHTGEKPFNCTVCDKMFRFKKQVSGHKCVTVMEAAGM; this comes from the exons acgtccagcagccccctCACATTGAATATGatgaggaggatccacagcccccccacatgaaagaggaagagaaggaagtgtggatcactcaggaggaagagtgtgttgtagggcaggaggaggatgatgtcagcaagtttccactgactgttgtctctgtgaagactgaagagcatgaagacaaagcacctgaatcctcacagcttcatcacagtccaa acgtccagcgggtgtcagcggggagtcatgaagaggagtggcacaccagtgtgggacagaaggagctacaggccccctcccacattaaagaggagcagcttcatgatgaagatgaagctcagtccttacagcttcatcacagtcaaagtgaggagaacagagaggcggagcttgtaagtcaacacatcacagaagctgatggagagcattgtgaagatataaagtcagaaccagacagcatctttgctccactgtcagacatggaccacatgatgtcacactcttctgatcacagtgaccacatccaaaaacctttggagagtaaaaatgactctaaaggtgatacgagacatcacactaacaacaaacactttgactgctctCAATGTGGGAAATCATTTAGACATAAGAGTTattttataagacacatgagaatacatactggagagaaaccttttacttgctcagtttgtaagaagagtttctccacaaaGCAAAGCATGAccatacacatgagaatacacactggagagaaaccttttacttgctctgtttgtaagaagagtttctccacaaagtgtgacatgaccacacacatgagaatacacactggagagaaaccttttacttgctctgtttgtaagaagagtttctccacaaagggtgacatgaccacacacatgagaatacacactggagagaaaccttttacttgctctgtttgtaagaagagtttctcccaaAAGCCAAACATGaccaaacacatgagaacacacactggagagaaaccatttAATTGCACTGTGTGTGATAAGATGTTCAGGTTTAAGAAGCAGGTGAGTGgacacaagtgtgtaacagtcatggaagctgcagggatgtaa